From one Mytilus edulis chromosome 1, xbMytEdul2.2, whole genome shotgun sequence genomic stretch:
- the LOC139524757 gene encoding plexin-B1-like, translated as MGGTFVTIMGQNLGTHGYNISVYLNGVRCNNVTVVQPFNSLTCVTGKSNTTTVTGMFILVNESQFNDSSNKTNYMYKIPSIDTFSPEKGILAGNTTITIKGSNICFKGKHRYTISLCDSTKSCIPCSVPSEFECRNASIRVRTLPALCPRNMTTLKFGIDDFTAELYTQRFEYLPDPTFIFSNHTPKSLQSGGATFTVNGEGFNHVGEITVERVKNPCDVKLDIEAVCQTPEKKQNESDVQSVRVYFDGLTVTVDIEYVDDPQFDNFQSILEYNKESPIKITGTNILHGAIYDDYSIHVGLDGKCIIKDINMTYIICLPPTFTPRTNETDEHTVFVVVEVGRIKAYIGKLRYKVDIDILAIIVGLLAAAFVIAVVVGVFTVFIMKKKKRKVIKEFKLELLTREEMIRKASREEFADAQMTMREIKSDLVTSRVPFRDYQTYVLYQLFPNQDIETNPLLHDSKLTDNQEPKMKNALEKFDQLLSNKVFLKTLVQTLDRKNMLTMQEKAHFSSVLSIALLGNMRLLFDLVNCLLADMIHSSTKKQHKVLFRRFDSITLRLMANWLQIGLYGQLTAYSGMHLFMLYKAVQTIIEMSPIDALTGNAKNTIAEEKLLKMRIEHQPLTLQIDLNGNSDDHYPVRVLDCDTISQVKQKSCAQIYKNKPASERPRIDELTLEWQEGSAGKLILDDIDNISETGNGLVRLNTLKHYMVKDNCKVALMYNHHDDQEVYVNSATFRTESMASEDITLLMPDRNEQENVEIQKWHLVCTKLYYFLI; from the exons ATGGGTGGTACCTTTGTGACGATAATGGGACAAAACTTAGGAACGCATGGATATAATATTTCTGTTTATCTTAATGGTGTTAGATGTAACAATGTGACAGTAGTTCAACCGTTTAATAG TTTGACATGTGTAACTGGAAAAAGTAATACGACGACAGTGACAGGGATGTTCATATTGGTAAATGAATCACAATTCAACGACTCAAGTAACAAAACTAATTACATGTAcaag ATTCCTAGCATTGATACATTTTCACCAGAGAAAGGAATTTTGGCTGGTAACACAACCATAACAATAAAAGGCAGTAACATTTGTTTTAAAGGCAAACATCGATACACTATTTCATTATGCGATAGCACAAAATCTTGTATACCATGCAG TGTACCTAGTGAGTTTGAATGTAGAAATGCCTCCATTCGAGTTAGAACTCTACCAGCATTATGTCCTAGGAATATGACAACGTTGAAATTTGGAATTGACGATTTCACAGCAGAACTATATACTCAACGATTTGAATATTTACCAGACCCAACATTTATATTTTCGAATCATACACCTAAATCTCTACAAAG TGGAGGAGCAACATTCACAGTAAATGGTGAAGGTTTTAATCATGTTGGCGAGATTACTGTCGAAAGAGTG AAAAACCCATGTGATGTTAAATTAGATATTGAAGCTGTCTGTCAAACTcctgaaaagaaacaaaatgagTCCGATGTACAATCTGTCCGTGTATATTTTGATGGATTGACTGTAACAGTTGATATTGAATATGTTGATGATCCACAGTTCGACAATTTTCAAAGTATACTCGAGTATAATAAGGAATCACCTATTAAGATCACG GGTACCAATATCTTACATGGAGCAATATATGACGACTATTCTATCCATGTTGGATTGGACGGTAAATGCATAATAAAAGATATCAACATGACATATATTATCTGCTTGCCACCTACGTTCACACCTAGGACAAATGAAACAGATGAACATacagtttttgttgtt GTTGAAGTTGGGAGAATAAAAGCATACATTGGCAAACTAAGATACAAAGTGGACATTGATATATTAGCTATTATAGTAGGATTGTTAGCAGCTGCTTTTGTCATAGCTGTTGTTGTGGGAGTATTTACTGTGTTCATTATGAAGAAGAAAAAGAGGAAAGTCATAAAGGAATTCAAGCTGGAATTATTGACACGTGAGGAAATGATACGAAAAGCCAGTAGAGAAG AATTTGCAGATGCTCAGATGACAATGAGAGAAATAAAATCTGATTTGGTTACATCTAGGGTTCCTTTCCGGGACTATCAAACTTATGTTCTATATCAGCTGTTCCCTAACCAAGATATAGAAACAAACCCGTTACTTCACGACTCGAAG TTAACGGATAACCAGGAACCTAAAATGAAAAATGCATTGGAGAAATTTGACCAGCTATTAAGCAATAAAGTCTTTTTGAAGACTCTTGTCCAAACATTAGATCGCAAAAATATGCTTACAATGCAGGAAAA gGCGCATTTTTCATCTGTTTTGTCGATAGCATTGCTAGGAAACATGAGACTGTTGTTTGA tttGGTAAATTGCTTGCTGGCAGATATGATTCATTCATCTACCAAAAAGCAACACAAGGTGTTATTCAGAAG ATTTGACTCTATTACCTTAAGACTGATGGCGAATTGGTTGCAGATAGGGCTTTATGGACAGTTAACG GCCTACAGTGGCATGCACCTGTTTATGTTATACAAAGCTGTACAAACGATAATAGAAATGTCTCCGATAGACGCACTAACAGGTAATGCAAAGAACACCATAGCAGAGGAGAAGTTACTGAAAATGAGGATTGAACATCAGCCGCTT ACATTGCAAATAGACTTGAATGGAAATAGTGACGATCATTATCCTGTAAGGGTTCTCGACTGTGATACAATATCTCAAGTGAAACAGAAAAGTTGTGCACAGATTTATAAGAACAAACCAGCTTCCGAAAGACCAAGGATTGATGAACTTACTTTAG AATGGCAAGAAGGGAGCGCAGGGAAACTAATACTTGATGATATCGATAACATCAGTGAAACAGGCAATGGATTGGTGCGCCTAAATACATTGAAACATTATATGGTAAAAGATAACTGTAAAGTGGCACTAATGTACAACCATCATGATGATCAGGAGGTTTATG TTAACTCTGCTACCTTCCGAACAGAAAGTATGGCGTCAGAGGATATTACGTTACTGATGCCGGATAGAAATGAACAGGAAAATGTGGAAATTCAAAAATGGCACCTAGTATGTACCaagctttattattttttaatttga